The following proteins come from a genomic window of Geomonas sp. RF6:
- a CDS encoding FHA domain-containing protein has product MMTPPHIAVQLIHIQGGLKGEIQEFHDPLITVGRLSTCSVHFPGDEPGVSRQHARIEREGNQFRLTDLSTYGTFVNGKPVREAILKNGDVLEFGPGGPKASFTMEIGAEPPVRLPRQAEPPAPAPPPPLPPVEPVRQQAGTPAPTHAPQEAQGEGAAYIPVQRTKAPVVIQLGPTIRTYCELPIMVGAGNAADFILRQPGICDQHAQVFHHEGSYWIKDLTGQGVVRVNQGRADGGVPLRTGDELLLSPQGPVLRFVGDGRFAEVDDFIKAPPAAPVVEEQVTDAALKREERGRFSRLFKGWKG; this is encoded by the coding sequence ATGATGACTCCTCCTCACATTGCGGTTCAACTCATCCACATCCAGGGCGGACTGAAGGGTGAGATCCAGGAGTTTCACGACCCCCTCATTACGGTCGGCCGGCTTTCGACTTGCTCGGTGCACTTCCCGGGGGACGAGCCGGGCGTCTCACGGCAGCATGCCCGCATCGAGCGGGAGGGAAACCAGTTCAGGCTCACCGATCTTTCCACCTACGGGACGTTCGTGAACGGGAAGCCGGTGCGGGAAGCTATCCTCAAAAACGGCGATGTCCTGGAGTTCGGGCCCGGGGGGCCGAAGGCGAGCTTTACCATGGAGATTGGCGCGGAACCACCCGTTCGCCTCCCACGGCAGGCCGAGCCGCCGGCGCCGGCGCCTCCCCCGCCGCTACCTCCGGTGGAGCCGGTGCGTCAGCAGGCAGGGACCCCTGCGCCCACACACGCGCCGCAGGAGGCACAGGGGGAGGGTGCAGCGTACATCCCGGTGCAACGAACAAAGGCACCGGTGGTGATCCAGCTTGGGCCGACCATCCGCACCTACTGCGAGCTTCCCATTATGGTGGGGGCAGGGAATGCCGCTGATTTCATCCTGCGCCAGCCGGGGATCTGCGACCAGCATGCCCAGGTCTTCCACCATGAGGGGAGCTACTGGATCAAGGATCTTACCGGGCAGGGGGTGGTGCGTGTGAACCAGGGTCGCGCCGACGGGGGAGTTCCCCTGCGTACAGGCGACGAGCTCCTCCTTTCTCCGCAGGGACCGGTCCTGCGCTTTGTGGGGGACGGGAGGTTCGCGGAGGTCGACGACTTCATTAAGGCCCCCCCGGCTGCGCCGGTTGTCGAGGAGCAGGTGACGGACGCGGCGCTGAAGCGGGAGGAGAGAGGCCGCTTCTCCAGGTTATTCAAGGGGTGGAAGGGGTAG
- a CDS encoding serine/threonine-protein kinase, giving the protein MANIGRYRILEEIGRGGMGVVYKAHDPNLGIDLALKVLRKDRSGNESFVRRFMAEARALGRLDHPEIVRVYNVDRDGEDVYIATEFIAGTPLSVRMKEAAFSPPAIAEFGSRIARALDYAHQKGIVHRDVKPSNILCTADGGFKITDFGIAHIDDPSGADETVAGEILGTPAYMSPEQVLGRPVDGRSDLFSLGIILYEMATGARPFLGEGMTAIFHAIVSTSPLPVCSVNPAVPGQLSDAVMKCLEKSPDARHCDGAALAAAVEEAAPSPPVPDPKSPARMVIHRGVTAAAAALAVLCAALFFLLRSPPSSRKGPGPERPQSQQAALPQGRLTVETTPPGAAILLDGVPRGGTPAALAVPPGKHEMVLRLPGHYRWEAQVELEKGAETPVSVALTPADTE; this is encoded by the coding sequence ATGGCGAACATAGGGAGATACCGGATACTCGAGGAGATCGGCAGGGGGGGGATGGGGGTGGTGTACAAGGCCCACGACCCCAACCTCGGCATCGATCTGGCTCTGAAGGTGCTTCGAAAGGACCGCAGCGGCAACGAGTCCTTCGTGCGCAGGTTCATGGCGGAGGCACGCGCACTGGGCCGGCTGGACCACCCGGAGATCGTGCGAGTTTACAACGTCGACCGCGACGGCGAAGACGTGTACATCGCCACGGAATTCATCGCCGGCACACCGCTCTCTGTTCGAATGAAGGAGGCGGCTTTCTCCCCGCCGGCCATCGCGGAGTTTGGTAGCCGTATCGCTCGGGCCCTCGACTACGCGCACCAGAAGGGGATCGTGCACCGTGACGTCAAGCCGAGCAACATCCTGTGCACGGCGGACGGCGGCTTCAAGATCACCGATTTCGGCATCGCCCATATCGACGACCCTTCCGGCGCGGACGAGACGGTGGCGGGTGAGATCCTGGGTACCCCGGCCTACATGTCGCCGGAGCAGGTGCTCGGCAGGCCGGTGGACGGCCGCTCCGACCTCTTTTCACTCGGGATCATCCTGTACGAGATGGCGACCGGCGCACGTCCTTTCCTGGGGGAGGGGATGACGGCAATCTTTCATGCCATCGTCAGCACGAGCCCGCTGCCGGTATGTTCGGTCAACCCCGCGGTGCCGGGACAGCTCTCCGATGCGGTGATGAAGTGTCTCGAGAAGTCCCCCGACGCACGCCACTGCGACGGTGCCGCGCTCGCCGCCGCCGTGGAAGAGGCGGCTCCCTCCCCCCCCGTTCCTGACCCGAAGAGTCCTGCGAGAATGGTGATTCACCGGGGCGTGACCGCGGCGGCTGCGGCGCTGGCAGTGCTCTGTGCTGCCCTCTTCTTCCTGCTGCGGTCCCCGCCGTCCTCCCGGAAGGGCCCGGGGCCGGAGCGGCCTCAATCGCAGCAGGCTGCTTTGCCGCAGGGGCGGCTGACCGTGGAGACCACGCCTCCTGGAGCGGCAATCCTTCTCGACGGGGTCCCGAGGGGGGGCACACCGGCCGCCCTGGCCGTTCCTCCCGGAAAGCACGAGATGGTGCTGAGACTTCCCGGCCACTATCGGTGGGAAGCGCAGGTCGAGCTGGAAAAGGGGGCGGAGACGCCGGTCTCGGTGGCGCTCACCCCTGCGGATACGGAGTAG
- a CDS encoding type VI secretion lipoprotein TssJ, with protein sequence MKKLPLILCCLPLLQCAACSTVPFWKKPEVRPLEFGAGQERVQVSSQPLFPPVQQVARPAAEAPPSRPATVTDIAKVESGRVTYKKDDITFRIKGDPQLNRYGNNAHALYLCVYQLKDPNTFNQLAEEKGGVAKLLQCSRFDSSVANAKRLVVQPGQEIQETRDRAEGARFIGVTGGYYGTGTEKMSHLAPLAVAKGDFSGNTISIELGPYEIDNVTVE encoded by the coding sequence ATGAAGAAGCTCCCCCTGATCCTTTGCTGCCTCCCTCTCCTGCAGTGCGCGGCCTGCTCCACCGTCCCCTTCTGGAAGAAGCCGGAGGTGAGGCCGCTGGAGTTCGGCGCGGGGCAGGAACGGGTGCAGGTTTCGTCTCAGCCCCTCTTCCCGCCTGTGCAGCAGGTAGCGCGGCCGGCCGCTGAAGCCCCACCGTCCCGCCCGGCAACGGTCACCGACATCGCCAAGGTGGAGAGCGGCAGGGTGACCTACAAGAAGGACGACATCACCTTCCGCATCAAGGGGGACCCGCAGCTGAACCGCTACGGCAACAACGCCCACGCCCTGTACCTGTGCGTCTACCAGCTGAAGGACCCCAATACCTTCAACCAGCTGGCAGAGGAGAAGGGAGGGGTGGCGAAACTCCTGCAATGCTCGCGCTTTGACTCGTCGGTGGCGAACGCGAAGAGGTTGGTGGTGCAGCCGGGGCAGGAGATCCAGGAGACCCGCGACCGCGCGGAAGGGGCGCGCTTCATCGGCGTCACCGGCGGCTACTACGGCACCGGGACGGAGAAGATGTCGCATCTCGCCCCGCTGGCGGTCGCAAAGGGCGACTTTTCCGGCAACACGATCAGCATAGAGCTCGGACCATACGAAATCGACAACGTGACGGTGGAATAA
- a CDS encoding peroxiredoxin family protein: MRKVLQLLAALVLLQPLLPAGGEGLLQTSAPAPPFTLTDLKGRTVQVGGPQEREILLYFFDIGSPSSRAGLKAVDLIARRHRRDVAVYAISASAPEVIATFLAKEGITLSVLRDTKGVCDLYQGRRVLPVGCLIGRDSKVIEYYRGGGEGLEAAMRKAIDRTVRGKDAVSVRPLKAATKVAPPARGERVMSRSRSEQKSVVPPHSRPEKAAESTAAEEPQNEVGKLLKPGDW; encoded by the coding sequence ATGAGGAAGGTTCTTCAGCTTCTGGCAGCGCTCGTTTTGCTGCAACCTCTTCTTCCGGCCGGGGGGGAGGGGCTGTTGCAGACTTCAGCCCCTGCGCCACCTTTCACCCTGACCGACCTGAAGGGGCGGACGGTGCAAGTGGGTGGTCCTCAGGAGAGGGAGATCCTCCTCTACTTCTTCGACATCGGTTCCCCCTCAAGCCGGGCGGGACTAAAAGCCGTGGACCTCATCGCCCGCCGGCACCGCCGCGATGTTGCCGTGTATGCCATCTCCGCTTCTGCGCCGGAGGTGATCGCCACTTTCCTCGCCAAAGAGGGAATAACCCTCTCAGTCCTGCGGGACACGAAGGGGGTGTGCGACCTGTACCAGGGCAGGCGCGTCCTCCCGGTCGGCTGCCTCATCGGCCGCGATTCCAAGGTCATCGAGTACTACCGCGGCGGCGGAGAGGGGTTGGAGGCCGCGATGCGGAAGGCGATCGACCGCACGGTGCGGGGGAAGGACGCGGTTTCCGTGCGCCCTCTGAAGGCGGCCACGAAGGTGGCACCTCCCGCGAGGGGGGAGCGGGTGATGAGTCGCAGCCGCAGCGAACAGAAGAGCGTCGTCCCCCCCCACTCACGACCGGAAAAAGCCGCGGAGAGCACGGCGGCAGAGGAGCCACAAAATGAAGTGGGGAAACTTCTCAAGCCCGGTGACTGGTAG
- a CDS encoding type VI secretion protein IcmF/TssM N-terminal domain-containing protein, with translation MKDTLLKIAKYLLFLTLAALVVLLLFGVTFFMSWPWWVGLFLVLAAVGLLAGLFFLKRLLTRRREQQFVQQVIEQDNERMASLAAAEQAQGKELQQRWKEAVDTVRRSHLKKQGNPLYVLPWYLMMGESGSGKTTALNSAKLISPFGEVHRTSGISGTRNCDWWFFDQSIIIDTAGRYALPVDSGRDGDEWQKFLSLLVKYRRREPIHGLIMTVAADKLLTASPETLEQDGQQLRRRLDELMRVLGIRFPVYLLVTKCDLIQGMTQFTGRLPEKALAQPMGAVNRELTRDVAAFLQGVLSGVADRLKGLRILMLHQHDRGPLPAGALLFPDEFQGVKPGLEAFVRGAFQENRYQETPVLRGVYFSSGKQEGTPFSHFLGNLGLIPEKDVLPGTSNGLFLHDFFDKVLPADRALLAPTSHAIQWQALTRNLGLTSWIVVWIALCGLMSYSFVRNMSTIRIASGVIARTPELKGELVADMGIMEQYRRMIISVEEKNRDWWVPRFWLVESLKVEGELKAKYCRQFRERFLASFDRTMGDSIALFTPGTPDEVAGQYMVHLTRRINLLKLRLQNAAFEKLASRPLPSYVFASLPQGEGSDIGRRFGSQYLNYLLWRGDSAEISGEITVLQSLLKHIVAVKGASLRWLPEWVNRQGIAPPLTLQSFWGGSRPAGDDVVLPPAFTKKGRDAALGFVEELKGAYPEPGIFEREEGSFQSWYRDSCYASWVRFASAFPKGEERLNGAREWKAVAEVMATEQGPYFAFLNRAAAELEAFGPPDSMPPLLQQIFQYRLLKAASAAASGGAKGVEAGKNLTAKVGDLIGKPVVGSATAQSGLAAAKAVQEYQGALSAIAPAARSRTQAFQMASQVFSEDATVSKSPFYLAYDASQRLKGEIGGGHPDEGFTRLQSGPLHFLWHYVQKEAACAVQTQWEEQVLKEAQGATDPQMLQYLVAQEGPVWKFVGSLGAFQGWSPARGYYSKTALGGTLGFEPSFFSFLSKGAKAKVALAQAPAAKPATAPVTIKGFPTDANPEARVKPQGTHLELQCASGAQSMENLNYPVSKTFIWSGDSCGDVTFQIDIGDVVLTRQYHGPGAFPAFLKEFQGGRHTFYSHDFPRERVALERMGVRYIRANYQFSGIVEILKQSGAGGGSAAPVPAQIPRTIARCWD, from the coding sequence GTGAAAGACACCTTGCTGAAGATTGCGAAATACCTTCTCTTTCTAACCCTGGCGGCCCTCGTGGTGCTCCTTCTGTTCGGGGTCACGTTCTTCATGAGCTGGCCGTGGTGGGTGGGTCTCTTCCTTGTCCTTGCCGCCGTGGGGCTCCTGGCCGGGCTCTTTTTCCTGAAGCGGCTCCTGACCCGCCGCCGGGAGCAGCAGTTTGTCCAGCAGGTCATCGAGCAGGACAACGAGCGGATGGCGTCGCTCGCCGCCGCGGAACAGGCTCAGGGGAAGGAGCTGCAGCAGCGCTGGAAGGAGGCGGTGGACACGGTGCGCCGCTCGCACCTCAAGAAGCAGGGGAACCCCCTCTACGTCCTCCCCTGGTACCTCATGATGGGGGAGAGCGGCTCCGGGAAAACTACGGCGCTCAACTCGGCGAAGCTGATATCCCCCTTTGGCGAAGTCCATCGCACCTCCGGCATCTCCGGCACCCGCAACTGCGACTGGTGGTTCTTCGACCAGTCGATCATCATCGACACCGCCGGGCGTTACGCGCTGCCGGTGGACTCCGGACGCGACGGCGATGAGTGGCAGAAGTTCCTTTCGCTGCTGGTGAAGTATCGCAGGCGGGAGCCGATCCACGGCCTGATCATGACGGTTGCGGCGGACAAGCTCCTCACCGCTTCCCCGGAGACGCTGGAGCAGGACGGGCAGCAGCTGCGGCGCCGCCTGGACGAGCTGATGCGGGTTCTGGGGATAAGGTTCCCGGTGTACCTCCTGGTCACAAAGTGCGACCTGATCCAGGGGATGACGCAATTCACCGGGAGGCTTCCGGAAAAGGCTCTGGCCCAGCCGATGGGTGCAGTGAACCGGGAGCTCACGCGAGACGTCGCCGCTTTCCTGCAAGGGGTGCTCTCCGGTGTGGCGGATCGCCTCAAAGGGCTGCGCATCCTCATGCTGCACCAGCACGACAGGGGGCCGCTGCCGGCCGGAGCGCTCCTTTTCCCGGACGAGTTCCAGGGGGTGAAACCGGGGCTTGAGGCCTTCGTGCGCGGCGCCTTCCAGGAGAACCGCTACCAGGAGACGCCGGTACTGCGCGGGGTTTACTTCTCCAGCGGGAAGCAGGAGGGGACACCGTTCTCCCACTTCCTCGGGAACCTCGGGCTCATCCCCGAGAAGGATGTCCTCCCGGGGACCAGCAATGGGCTCTTCCTGCACGACTTCTTCGACAAGGTGCTCCCGGCGGACCGTGCACTCCTTGCTCCCACGAGCCACGCCATACAGTGGCAGGCGCTGACGAGGAACCTCGGTCTGACTTCCTGGATCGTCGTGTGGATCGCCCTGTGCGGCCTGATGAGCTACTCCTTCGTGCGCAACATGTCCACCATCCGGATCGCCTCCGGCGTCATCGCGAGGACCCCTGAGCTGAAAGGGGAGCTGGTCGCCGATATGGGGATCATGGAGCAGTACCGGCGCATGATCATCAGCGTGGAGGAGAAGAACCGCGACTGGTGGGTGCCCCGGTTCTGGCTTGTGGAGAGCCTGAAGGTGGAAGGGGAGCTGAAGGCGAAGTATTGCCGGCAGTTCCGGGAGCGCTTCCTCGCCTCCTTCGACAGGACGATGGGGGACTCCATCGCCCTCTTCACCCCCGGTACCCCGGACGAGGTCGCGGGGCAGTACATGGTGCACCTTACCAGGCGCATCAACCTGCTGAAGCTGCGCCTGCAAAACGCCGCTTTCGAGAAGCTGGCGTCCCGGCCGCTTCCCTCCTACGTTTTCGCCTCCCTCCCGCAAGGGGAAGGGAGCGACATCGGCCGCCGCTTCGGGAGCCAGTATCTCAACTACCTCCTGTGGCGCGGGGACAGCGCGGAGATCAGCGGCGAGATCACCGTCCTGCAGTCCCTCCTGAAGCACATCGTGGCGGTGAAGGGGGCGTCCCTGCGCTGGCTCCCGGAGTGGGTGAACCGGCAGGGAATTGCGCCCCCCCTCACGCTGCAGTCCTTCTGGGGCGGGTCGCGCCCGGCCGGAGACGATGTGGTGCTCCCACCGGCCTTCACGAAGAAAGGGCGTGATGCCGCGCTCGGGTTCGTTGAGGAGCTGAAGGGGGCCTACCCTGAGCCGGGGATCTTCGAGCGGGAAGAGGGCTCCTTCCAGAGCTGGTATCGCGACAGCTGCTACGCCTCATGGGTGCGTTTCGCCTCCGCCTTCCCGAAGGGGGAGGAGCGGCTGAACGGTGCCCGGGAATGGAAGGCGGTGGCCGAGGTCATGGCGACGGAGCAGGGCCCGTACTTCGCCTTCCTGAACCGCGCGGCGGCCGAGCTGGAAGCGTTTGGCCCTCCCGACTCGATGCCCCCCCTTTTGCAGCAGATCTTTCAGTACCGGCTGCTGAAAGCCGCTTCGGCCGCCGCTTCCGGAGGGGCGAAGGGTGTGGAGGCGGGAAAGAACCTCACCGCGAAGGTCGGCGATCTGATCGGCAAGCCGGTGGTCGGGAGCGCGACCGCGCAGTCAGGGCTGGCGGCTGCAAAAGCCGTCCAGGAGTACCAGGGGGCGCTCTCGGCGATCGCGCCAGCGGCACGTTCCCGCACCCAGGCTTTCCAGATGGCTTCCCAGGTCTTCTCCGAGGACGCCACCGTGAGCAAGTCACCCTTTTACCTCGCCTACGACGCGTCCCAGCGGCTGAAGGGGGAGATCGGGGGGGGGCATCCTGACGAGGGATTCACGAGGCTCCAGTCGGGACCGCTGCACTTTCTGTGGCACTACGTACAGAAGGAGGCAGCGTGCGCGGTGCAGACCCAGTGGGAGGAGCAGGTCCTGAAGGAGGCGCAGGGGGCGACGGACCCGCAGATGCTCCAGTATCTCGTGGCGCAGGAGGGTCCGGTGTGGAAGTTCGTGGGTTCGCTGGGGGCGTTCCAGGGGTGGTCCCCGGCGCGCGGCTACTACTCTAAGACCGCGCTCGGCGGCACACTCGGTTTCGAGCCCTCCTTCTTCTCCTTCCTCTCGAAAGGGGCGAAGGCGAAGGTGGCACTGGCTCAGGCGCCTGCCGCGAAGCCGGCGACCGCTCCGGTGACCATAAAGGGGTTTCCCACCGATGCGAACCCGGAGGCCCGGGTCAAGCCGCAGGGGACCCATCTGGAGCTGCAGTGCGCTTCCGGGGCGCAGAGCATGGAGAACCTGAACTACCCGGTTTCCAAAACCTTTATCTGGAGCGGCGACTCGTGCGGGGACGTCACCTTCCAGATCGACATCGGCGACGTTGTGCTCACCAGGCAGTACCACGGCCCCGGAGCGTTCCCGGCCTTTCTGAAGGAGTTCCAGGGGGGGCGGCACACCTTCTACTCGCACGATTTTCCTCGTGAGCGGGTGGCGCTGGAGCGGATGGGTGTGCGCTACATACGCGCCAACTACCAGTTCAGCGGCATCGTGGAGATCCTGAAACAAAGCGGCGCGGGCGGTGGGAGTGCAGCGCCGGTCCCGGCGCAGATACCTAGGACGATTGCCAGGTGCTGGGACTAG
- the tssK gene encoding type VI secretion system baseplate subunit TssK encodes MEIQHPLFWHQGLFLQPQHFQLSDRYVESLFIPYRKYHSPHFWGVYEITVQKAALGTSSFQLSRGTFLFPDGAHVSYPGNAVLESRTFEESWVAGGKPFTVYLGIAKWNDAGSNVTALEETGNLSRISTRFVSTAGEEETVDLHAGGPEGEVKRLKYLLKVFWESETDMAGEYQLIPVAQLERTPDGVELSAAFIPPALTLGSSQLLYALVKEIRDQIASRSRQLEGYKRQRGVQTAEFGSRDVVYLLALRSLNRFVPLLYHYTEARQVHPWFVYGALRQLIGELSSFSETVTALGESAADNTPLLPDYDHTRLGESFAAAHLLILKLLDEITAGPEYVIPLLYDGTYFAAELKPAHFEHRNRYYLVFRTEGDPKAVVPTLEALAKLSSRERLPLLIARALPGIGLQHLPTPPQELPRRAFSLYFQVDGHSEQWALVEKGHNLALYWDNAPEDLEVELMIVGRS; translated from the coding sequence ATGGAAATCCAGCACCCCTTGTTCTGGCACCAGGGACTCTTCCTGCAGCCGCAGCACTTCCAGCTCTCGGACCGGTACGTGGAGTCACTCTTCATCCCGTACCGGAAGTACCATTCCCCGCACTTCTGGGGAGTGTACGAGATCACAGTGCAGAAGGCTGCGCTGGGGACCAGCTCCTTCCAGCTCTCCCGCGGCACCTTCCTCTTTCCCGACGGCGCGCACGTCTCCTACCCCGGCAATGCGGTGCTGGAGTCGCGCACCTTCGAGGAGAGCTGGGTCGCGGGGGGGAAGCCGTTCACCGTGTACCTTGGTATTGCCAAATGGAACGATGCGGGCTCAAACGTGACGGCGCTGGAGGAAACCGGGAACCTGTCGCGGATCTCCACCCGCTTCGTTTCCACAGCCGGAGAGGAGGAGACGGTCGATCTGCACGCAGGAGGGCCGGAGGGGGAGGTGAAGAGGCTCAAGTACCTCCTGAAGGTATTCTGGGAGAGCGAGACCGACATGGCGGGAGAGTACCAGCTCATACCGGTGGCCCAGCTGGAGCGGACCCCGGACGGTGTCGAGCTCTCCGCGGCGTTCATCCCCCCAGCGCTCACCCTCGGGAGCTCACAGCTCCTCTATGCCCTGGTGAAGGAGATCCGGGACCAGATCGCCTCGCGCAGCCGTCAGCTCGAGGGGTACAAGCGGCAGCGCGGTGTGCAGACCGCCGAGTTCGGGTCCCGCGATGTGGTGTACCTCCTGGCGCTGCGCTCCCTGAACCGCTTCGTCCCCCTTTTATACCACTACACGGAGGCGCGGCAGGTGCACCCGTGGTTTGTGTACGGGGCGCTCAGGCAGCTCATAGGGGAGCTCTCCTCCTTCTCCGAGACGGTAACGGCCCTCGGGGAATCTGCCGCGGACAACACGCCGCTCCTTCCCGACTACGACCACACCCGGCTCGGGGAGTCTTTCGCCGCGGCGCATCTCTTGATCCTGAAGCTCCTGGACGAGATTACGGCCGGTCCGGAATACGTGATCCCGCTTTTGTACGACGGCACCTACTTCGCCGCCGAGCTCAAGCCTGCCCACTTCGAGCACCGCAACCGCTACTACCTCGTCTTCAGGACAGAGGGTGATCCGAAAGCGGTGGTGCCGACGCTGGAGGCGCTGGCAAAGCTGAGCTCCCGGGAGCGCCTGCCGCTCCTCATCGCCCGGGCCCTCCCGGGGATCGGGCTGCAGCACCTCCCCACCCCGCCGCAGGAGCTGCCGCGTCGCGCCTTCTCCCTCTACTTCCAGGTGGACGGCCACTCCGAGCAGTGGGCCCTGGTGGAGAAGGGGCACAACCTTGCCCTCTACTGGGACAACGCGCCGGAGGACCTGGAAGTCGAGCTCATGATCGTGGGGAGGTCGTAG
- a CDS encoding DotU family type IV/VI secretion system protein has protein sequence MRLVDSFIPLIGYVVLFRNGVEKNQPPYQQVRGDIQRLLSQSERWLKEDFCSDLDYDLARFIVCAWVDEVLLASAWKERNLWQREQLQRQYYNTTDAGVEAFEKLNLLGLDQREVREVYYVCLSLGFRGRFINPGDDFLLDQLRSSNLKILAGTSPSVLEHGTLFPEAFPEKGPEMPQACRRFTWVTAAALGAPLLLFVLLLLIYRFTLSSVAGRLF, from the coding sequence ATGCGTCTGGTCGACAGTTTCATACCGCTCATCGGCTACGTGGTCCTCTTCCGCAACGGCGTCGAGAAGAACCAGCCCCCGTACCAGCAGGTGCGGGGCGACATCCAGCGGCTCCTCTCCCAGAGCGAGAGGTGGCTCAAGGAGGATTTCTGCTCCGACCTTGATTACGACCTGGCGCGCTTCATCGTCTGCGCCTGGGTCGACGAGGTGCTTCTGGCTTCGGCCTGGAAGGAGCGCAACCTTTGGCAGCGCGAGCAGCTGCAGCGCCAGTACTACAACACGACGGACGCTGGTGTGGAGGCATTTGAAAAGCTGAACCTGCTCGGCCTCGACCAGCGCGAGGTGCGCGAGGTCTACTATGTCTGCCTCTCCCTCGGCTTTCGCGGGCGCTTCATCAACCCGGGCGACGACTTTCTTCTGGACCAGCTGCGCTCCTCCAATCTGAAGATACTCGCCGGCACCTCTCCGTCTGTGCTGGAGCACGGGACCCTCTTCCCGGAGGCCTTCCCCGAGAAGGGGCCGGAAATGCCTCAGGCGTGCCGCAGGTTCACCTGGGTCACCGCCGCGGCACTCGGGGCGCCGCTACTCCTTTTCGTGCTCTTGCTGCTCATCTACCGCTTCACCCTCTCCAGCGTCGCTGGCAGGCTCTTCTGA
- a CDS encoding type VI secretion system accessory protein TagJ: MNAVELIREGRLAEARTRLAEDLRGAPADPELRALLFKVLAFAGEWDKALKHLDMLELQCRGTLPQVEPYRSLVAAERARAEVQAGRRVPDFLSDPPVYLQDFLAARQALAAGDPAPLAALLPVLEESLGSLSGTFNGEPFGGVLDPDATLIPFLEVFIHDQYLWFPFSAIRELTLEPPATLLDLLWTPARLVTWDGLTTECILPVLYPGSAGHADDAVRLGRRTEWQELCGSFCRGFGQHLFLFGDEEKGILEIREVVFAPPKES, from the coding sequence ATGAATGCGGTGGAACTGATCAGGGAAGGGCGGCTTGCCGAGGCACGCACCCGGCTTGCGGAGGATCTGAGGGGAGCTCCGGCGGACCCGGAGTTGCGGGCGCTCCTTTTCAAGGTGCTCGCTTTCGCAGGGGAGTGGGACAAGGCGCTGAAGCACCTGGACATGCTGGAGCTGCAGTGTCGGGGAACGCTCCCGCAGGTGGAGCCGTACCGCAGTCTCGTGGCGGCGGAACGGGCGCGCGCCGAGGTGCAGGCCGGCCGGAGGGTTCCGGATTTTCTCAGCGATCCGCCGGTATATCTCCAGGACTTCCTCGCCGCGCGCCAGGCGCTGGCAGCCGGGGATCCGGCGCCTCTGGCAGCGCTCCTGCCGGTGCTCGAGGAGAGCCTCGGCTCTCTTTCCGGCACCTTCAACGGCGAGCCGTTTGGAGGGGTGCTCGACCCGGACGCCACGCTGATCCCCTTCCTGGAAGTCTTCATACACGACCAGTACCTCTGGTTCCCTTTCTCGGCGATTCGCGAGCTGACGCTGGAGCCCCCCGCCACGCTCCTCGACCTCCTCTGGACTCCGGCGCGGCTGGTGACGTGGGATGGCCTCACCACCGAGTGCATCCTCCCGGTCCTCTACCCCGGCTCCGCCGGCCACGCCGACGACGCTGTCCGGCTCGGGAGGCGCACCGAGTGGCAGGAACTGTGCGGCAGTTTCTGCCGGGGCTTCGGGCAGCACCTGTTTCTCTTCGGCGACGAGGAGAAGGGAATACTGGAGATCCGCGAGGTGGTGTTCGCCCCGCCGAAGGAGTCGTGA